One genomic segment of Rivularia sp. PCC 7116 includes these proteins:
- the devC gene encoding ABC transporter permease DevC, whose protein sequence is MLHHLFTKTPIAWRQLMKDKNCFVIAVAGIAFANILIFSQMGFEASLFDSSTAPHKSLNADLIIVNRYFESIYSVKNFPRRRLYQALGFEGVESVSPLYISPGKWKNPQNLHSQTILVFGTDPRTTAFKSPQINQNIPQLQKPNTILFDRISLPIFGPIDSLFQQNSTVETELNGLKIRVGGLFDLGASFAAYGNVITSDTTYLHLFPNSSVTKVKLGLVKLKNNANLKQVSRNLEAGLPDDVKIYTVPAFEAAEKAYWGKTTPIGFVFGFGVIIAFIVGTMVVYQIMYSDVATHLPQYATLKAMGYRDRFLIGVLVQESLVLAVFGYIPAFTVSWAIYKLAAYATLLPIYMTPQRSIIVFLLTVTMCLISGLTAIRKLQSADPADVF, encoded by the coding sequence ATGCTTCACCATCTTTTTACCAAAACCCCCATAGCTTGGCGACAGTTGATGAAAGACAAGAACTGTTTTGTAATTGCTGTGGCTGGTATTGCTTTCGCCAATATTTTAATTTTTTCGCAAATGGGCTTTGAAGCCTCCTTATTTGACAGTTCAACCGCACCACACAAAAGCCTAAATGCCGATTTAATTATTGTTAATCGTTATTTTGAGTCTATATATTCAGTCAAAAACTTTCCTCGACGGCGGTTATATCAAGCTTTAGGATTTGAAGGAGTAGAATCCGTCAGCCCATTATACATAAGTCCCGGAAAGTGGAAAAATCCTCAAAATCTTCACTCCCAGACTATTTTGGTTTTTGGTACCGATCCCCGCACCACAGCATTTAAATCTCCCCAAATCAACCAAAATATTCCGCAGTTACAGAAGCCAAACACCATATTATTTGACCGCATATCCTTACCTATTTTTGGCCCTATCGACTCCTTATTTCAACAAAACTCAACCGTTGAAACCGAGCTTAATGGCTTAAAAATTCGCGTTGGTGGTTTGTTTGACTTAGGTGCCTCCTTTGCCGCCTATGGCAATGTAATTACCAGCGATACAACATATTTACATTTATTCCCTAACTCTTCTGTTACCAAAGTTAAACTTGGTTTGGTTAAGCTTAAAAATAATGCCAACCTCAAGCAAGTTAGTCGTAACTTAGAAGCTGGTTTACCCGACGACGTGAAAATTTACACAGTGCCAGCTTTTGAAGCCGCAGAAAAAGCTTATTGGGGAAAAACTACACCCATCGGTTTTGTGTTTGGTTTTGGTGTAATTATCGCTTTTATTGTAGGTACTATGGTGGTGTATCAAATTATGTATTCCGATGTCGCCACACACTTACCCCAATACGCCACCCTCAAAGCAATGGGTTATCGCGATCGCTTTTTAATTGGAGTGTTGGTACAAGAGTCATTAGTCTTAGCAGTATTCGGCTACATCCCAGCATTTACAGTTTCTTGGGCAATCTATAAACTCGCAGCTTACGCCACACTGCTACCAATTTATATGACTCCTCAAAGAAGTATTATAGTATTTCTATTAACAGTAACTATGTGCTTGATTTCCGGGTTAACGGCGATAAGAAAGTTACAGTCTGCCGATCCAGCCGATGTATTTTAG
- a CDS encoding MotA/TolQ/ExbB proton channel family protein, with protein sequence MGITNLLSAGGIVMIPLLFFSILVGALIIERIRFWVKISNRQSRIVEEVLKLYRQDNVVSALEKLKQNTDLPIARIFLAALELEEANPEEFRLALESEAQAEIPLLKRFQNIFDTVISLSPLLGLLGTVLGLIASFASLNLGDVGGTQTTNVTGGISEALVSTAAGLIVAIFTLLFANTFRGLYQRQIALIQEYGGQLELLYRRHYERDNKLGVRS encoded by the coding sequence ATGGGAATTACCAATTTGCTGAGTGCAGGTGGAATAGTAATGATACCCCTGCTATTTTTCTCGATATTAGTGGGGGCTTTAATTATCGAACGCATCCGGTTTTGGGTAAAAATAAGTAATCGTCAAAGCCGCATAGTAGAAGAAGTACTCAAACTTTATCGTCAGGATAATGTTGTTAGTGCCCTAGAAAAACTCAAGCAAAATACCGATTTACCCATCGCTAGGATATTTTTAGCAGCTTTAGAGTTAGAAGAAGCAAACCCAGAAGAATTTCGTCTGGCATTAGAAAGTGAAGCACAAGCCGAAATACCTTTACTAAAACGCTTTCAAAACATCTTCGATACAGTGATTTCTCTTTCACCACTCTTAGGACTTTTAGGAACCGTTTTAGGATTAATTGCTTCTTTTGCTTCACTCAATCTCGGCGATGTTGGAGGTACCCAAACAACCAACGTTACCGGAGGAATCAGCGAAGCATTAGTTTCTACAGCAGCTGGATTAATAGTTGCTATCTTTACATTATTATTCGCCAACACATTTCGCGGACTTTATCAGCGACAAATCGCATTAATTCAAGAATACGGCGGACAATTAGAATTACTTTATCGTCGTCATTATGAACGAGACAATAAGTTAGGAGTTAGAAGTTAG
- a CDS encoding methylmalonic aciduria and homocystinuria type D protein: MSYPKIYPFKKDYKINLVSQRGEEIQISIHAPTQYVRKNCQRILPDWSNKLGMSVAIVLQQSQFALTESSPRVETEKQRLRAKFMRFACDVAFDLKDKNYFSDLIDPRTGYPLLSHPGQTPHDDTAVVKKLLKYPMICNKCRVLIHPKWGTAVYPSILLSAAPKIIIAHTIKTNAILHGWEEVI, from the coding sequence GTGAGCTATCCAAAAATTTACCCTTTCAAAAAAGACTATAAAATCAACTTAGTTAGTCAAAGGGGAGAAGAAATCCAAATTTCCATTCATGCCCCGACTCAGTATGTTCGTAAAAACTGTCAGCGAATATTACCAGATTGGAGCAACAAGTTAGGAATGTCAGTAGCGATTGTCTTACAACAATCTCAATTTGCACTTACAGAAAGTTCACCCAGAGTAGAAACAGAAAAACAACGCTTGCGAGCGAAATTCATGAGATTTGCTTGTGATGTCGCCTTTGATTTAAAAGATAAAAATTATTTTAGTGACTTAATAGATCCCCGCACCGGCTATCCGCTTTTATCTCATCCCGGACAAACTCCCCACGATGACACCGCAGTTGTCAAAAAGTTACTTAAATATCCCATGATTTGCAACAAATGTCGTGTATTAATTCATCCTAAATGGGGAACGGCAGTTTACCCAAGCATTCTATTATCAGCAGCACCAAAAATCATCATCGCTCACACAATCAAAACCAACGCTATTTTACACGGTTGGGAAGAAGTTATTTAG
- a CDS encoding TrkA family potassium uptake protein, whose product MRKPVFSILEQKYRRIQKELMIGTLSLLGVLLTGTLWYRFIEGWSWEDATYMTFVTLSTVGYGETRPLGSRGRLFTIALILMGIVTIGYIVNRFTEAVIQGYFQEGIRLRQQRRTMESLSRHYIICGFSRTGRQIAQEFEAEGVRFVIVDSEVETVRAAQEEGYTIYQGDATLDETLMRVGIDKATCIVAALPSDAENLYIVLSAKTLNPRIRAIARASTEEALQKLQRGGADAVISPYITGGRRMAAAALRPQVMDFVDGIISGTDRELYMEEVLIDYKSCPFVGQSLGEARLRAKTGALILAIRRASGELIGGPTADTILMTGDVMISMGTAEQLRALNRILGPIDSKSLRKPKKG is encoded by the coding sequence ATGAGAAAACCGGTTTTTTCGATATTAGAACAAAAATATCGTCGCATCCAGAAAGAATTAATGATTGGAACACTATCCCTTCTTGGGGTGTTGCTGACGGGAACTTTATGGTACAGGTTTATAGAAGGTTGGTCGTGGGAAGACGCAACTTACATGACATTTGTTACCTTGTCAACCGTTGGTTATGGAGAAACTCGACCTTTAGGAAGCCGAGGAAGATTATTTACTATCGCCTTAATTTTAATGGGGATAGTTACCATTGGTTATATTGTTAATCGATTTACAGAAGCCGTAATTCAAGGATATTTTCAAGAAGGAATTCGACTCAGGCAGCAGCGGCGAACAATGGAATCATTATCTAGACATTATATTATTTGCGGATTTAGTCGTACAGGTCGTCAAATTGCCCAGGAATTTGAAGCTGAAGGGGTACGTTTTGTAATTGTTGATTCGGAAGTAGAAACTGTAAGAGCAGCGCAAGAAGAAGGTTATACCATATATCAAGGTGATGCAACTTTAGATGAAACGCTGATGCGCGTCGGGATAGATAAGGCTACTTGTATTGTTGCCGCACTACCATCGGATGCTGAAAATTTATATATAGTTTTATCTGCAAAAACACTCAATCCCCGAATTCGAGCGATCGCCCGTGCGAGTACGGAGGAAGCATTACAAAAACTTCAGCGAGGGGGTGCTGATGCTGTAATTTCTCCTTATATCACCGGCGGTAGAAGAATGGCGGCTGCTGCTTTAAGACCCCAAGTAATGGATTTCGTAGACGGAATAATTTCGGGAACAGACCGAGAATTATACATGGAAGAAGTTTTAATTGATTACAAATCCTGTCCCTTCGTCGGTCAAAGTTTAGGGGAAGCCAGATTGCGAGCAAAAACTGGAGCTTTAATACTTGCCATCCGTCGCGCTAGTGGAGAATTAATTGGTGGCCCCACCGCAGATACTATTTTAATGACAGGGGACGTAATGATAAGTATGGGAACGGCGGAACAATTACGCGCTCTTAATAGAATACTTGGCCCTATTGATTCCAAGTCGTTGCGAAAGCCGAAGAAGGGTTAG